A region of the Nitrospirota bacterium genome:
GATATTCAACAAATTTCATTGAGGAAACTACGGATGATAAATAACGCTAAAAGCATCAATGACTTAAGAATACCGCCGGCTAACAGGCTGGAAAAACTAAAAGGCGACAGAGAAGGACAATATAGCATTAGAATCAATAATCAATGGCGTATCTGCTTCATATGGAAAGCAGGAGATGCATATGAAGTAGAAATAACAGACTATCATTAGAGAGGAGCGCTATGAAAAAGAAGCTACATCCTATACATCCGGGCGAAGTGCTTTGCGAAGAATTTCTCAAGCCAATGGGTATAAGTCAAAACAGGCTTGCACTTAATATTGGTGTTCCACCTCGGAGAATTAACGAGATTGTGCTGGGAAAGCGGGGAATTACAGCTGATACAGCCCTCAGGCTTGCAAAGTTTTTTGGAACATCCGCCGAATTCTGGCTCGGGCTACAATCTCAGTATGA
Encoded here:
- a CDS encoding type II toxin-antitoxin system RelE/ParE family toxin yields the protein MIKSFKNKETEKIYLREGSSKLPGDIQQISLRKLRMINNAKSINDLRIPPANRLEKLKGDREGQYSIRINNQWRICFIWKAGDAYEVEITDYH
- a CDS encoding HigA family addiction module antitoxin, which translates into the protein MKKKLHPIHPGEVLCEEFLKPMGISQNRLALNIGVPPRRINEIVLGKRGITADTALRLAKFFGTSAEFWLGLQSQYDLDVTAEELGKRLEQEVREYANAV